One Panicum virgatum strain AP13 chromosome 9K, P.virgatum_v5, whole genome shotgun sequence genomic region harbors:
- the LOC120651869 gene encoding probable serine/threonine-protein kinase At1g01540 encodes MPPAKDAEEAAVPWRPPPFEAIKAEQKAPLILAGHFARTSVETATSSGGDGGSTDSGGDDGGSGVEVPEAARRGWGRRYTRREMEEATAGLAAANVMGEGGYGVVYKGVLRDGTAVAVKNLHNNRGQAEKDFRKEVETIGRVRHKNLVSLLGYCSEGACRMLVYQYMENSNLDRWLHHDDSEISPLTWDIRMRILLGTAKGLAYLHEGLEPKIVHRDIKSGNILLDRQWSAKVSDFGLAKLLCSERPFVTTRVMGTFGYVAPEYAKTGMLNERSDVYSFGVLVMEVITGRTPVDYTRPADEVNLVEWLKRMVAERRVEEVLDPRLPEPPPPPKALKRVVLAALRCVDPEGGQRPTMAHVVHMLEDDQIQRDEFKLARDLSPRESDSYERERGG; translated from the exons ATGCCGCCGGCCAAGGacgcggaggaggccgccgtcCCGTGGCGCCCACCGCCGTTCGAGGCCATCAAGGCGGAGCAGAAGGCGCCGCTGATCCTGGCGGGGCATTTCGCGAGGACGAGCGTTGAGACGGcgacgagcagcggcggcgacggcggaagcaccgacagcggcggcgacgacggcggcagcggcgtggaAGTTCcagaggcggcgcggcgcggctgggGCCGGCGGTACACGCGCCGGGAAATGGAGGAGGCCACGGCCGGGCTCGCCGCCGCGAACGTGATGGGCGAAGGTGGCTACGGCGTCGTATACAAGGGCGTGCTCCGGGACggcaccgccgtcgccgtcaaAAACCTCCACAACAACCG GGGCCAGGCAGAGAAAGATTTCAGGAAGGAGGTTGAGACGATCGGGCGCGTCCGGCACAAGAACCTGGTCAGTTTGCTCGGCTACTGCAGCGAGGGAGCTTGCAG GATGCTTGTTTACCAGTACATGGAGAACAGTAATCTGGACAGGTGGCTGCACCACGATGACAGTGAGATCAGTCCACTGACCTGGGACATCAGGATGCGCATACTCCTTGGAACAGCTAAAGG GTTGGCGTACCTTCACGAAGGGCTGGAGCCCAAGATCGTCCACCGCGACATCAAGTCCGGCAACATCCTCCTCGACCGGCAGTGGAGCGCCAAGGTGTCGGACTTCGGGCTCGCCAAGCTTCTCTGCTCGGAGAGGCCCTTCGTCACCACTCGTGTCATGGGGACGTTCGG GTATGTGGCGCCGGAGTACGCGAAAACCGGGATGCTGAACGAGAGGAGCGACGTTTACAGCTTCGGAGTGCTGGTCATGGAGGTCATAACCGGCAGGACTCCGGTGGACTACACAAGACCAGCCGATGAG GTGAACCTGGTGGAGTGGCTGAAGCGCATGGTCGCCGAGCggagggtggaggaggtgctggacCCCCGgctgccggagccgccgccgccgcccaaggcGCTGAAGCGGGTGGTCCTCGCCGCGCTCCGGTGCGTCGACCCGGAGGGCGGCCAGAGACCCACGATGGCGCACGTGGTGCACATGCTCGAGGACGACCAGATACAGCGAGAC GAATTCAAGCTCGCCCGGGACCTGTCCCCTCGGGAGTCGGATAGCTAtgagcgcgagcgcggcgggtGA
- the LOC120651870 gene encoding uncharacterized protein LOC120651870: MAALLHQAALPAAKPPRRPWALNTTPSLSLCPPLSRRRRAAHPTVRSAATDSSIGAGAAPAERKATRKEKQQERRRQQDLQHRQQQLLLMEEAKPDGRSSGEKHAAAAGGGDDDDEELPQPVFDRILRRIMFAVCVPMASGVALLNAYDALKRGQGVDVPAWVPLLTILVAFGTSALGIAYGTLSASWDPDREGSLLGIDEARANWPVLWKEEIDKEKAKAKQRKK, encoded by the coding sequence ATGGCGGCCTTACTCCACCAAGCGGCTCTCCCGGCCGCGAAACCACCCCGTCGTCCATGGGCGCTTAACACCACGCCCAGCCTCAGCCTCTGCCCGCCGCTCTCCaggcggcgacgcgccgcccaCCCAACCGTCCGCTCGGCAGCCACGGACAGCAgcatcggcgccggcgcggcgccggccgagAGGAAGGCCACCCGGAAGGAGAAgcagcaggagcggcggcggcagcaggaccTGCAgcaccggcagcagcagctgctgctgatgGAGGAAGCCAAGCCCGACGGCCGCAGCAGCGGCGAaaagcacgccgccgccgccggcggcggcgacgacgacgacgaggagctgCCGCAGCCGGTGTTCGACCGCATCCTGCGCCGGATCATGTTCGCGGTGTGCGTgcccatggcgtcgggcgtggcgctGCTCAACGCGTACGACGCGCTCAAGCGCGGGCAGGGGGTGGACGTGCCGGCGTGGGTGCCGCTGCTGACCATCCTCGTCGCCTTCGGCACGTCGGCGCTGGGCATCGCCTACGGCACGCTGTCGGCGAGCTGGGACCCCGACAGGGAAGGCTCGCTGCTCGGCATCGACGAGGCCCGGGCCAACTGGCCCGTGCTGTGGAAGGAAGAGATCGACAAGGAGAAGGCCAAGGCCAAGCAGAGGAAGAAATGA